Proteins found in one Sorghum bicolor cultivar BTx623 chromosome 1, Sorghum_bicolor_NCBIv3, whole genome shotgun sequence genomic segment:
- the LOC110431982 gene encoding uncharacterized protein LOC110431982 translates to MENRKEEQQGAAVGWMTVPAFGDWDVKNGAVPDYSMDFSKIREMRKQNKRELSRASLGGDEDLLQQQQQQQSSKAQPPKSSAVVADDHHRRPLHDDSPTGRKKFLSYFHCCIRA, encoded by the exons ATGGAGAACCGCAAGGAG GAGCAGCAGGGCGCGGCGGTTGGGTGGATGACCGTGCCGGCGTTCGGGGACTGGGACGTCAAGAACGGCGCCGTGCCTGACTACTCCATGGACTTCTCCAAGATCCGCGAGATGCGCAAGCAGAACAAGCGCGAGCTCTCCAGGGCCAGCCTCGGCGGCGACGAGGAcctcctccagcagcagcagcagcagcagagtagCAAGGCGCAGCCGCCCAAGTCCTCCGCCGTCGTCGCcgacgaccaccaccgccggccGCTGCACGACGACTCCCCTACG GGAAGGAAGAAGTTCCTGAGCTATTTCCATTGCTGTATCAGAGCATGA